AGCTCTTTAGGGATTTGTATCCCTCATTGTTATTGAATTCTGAGCGATGGTAGAATAAGCGGTGTTTGAAATGTTCCCATATCTTAATATCTAGTTCGGATGGAGAAAATTGCATAACAGCTTCTTTCATCTCTTGGCAAAACTGTTCGTGAGTTTTCTCACGACGTGCAAATCCTACGCATACAAATTGATCTGAAAGGCGTCCTTCTTTAGTAAGGTGATATAGAGCAGGTAAAAGCTTACGTGCTGTCAGGTCTCCAGTGGCCCCGAAGATAACTAAAATGCAGGGAGGACAGGTTCGTAGGGGATTCGATCCACCTCCAGTTTCTTGAACAACATTCGTCATTTCCATCTCCTTTTTGTCCCTGCACTTGCGGAAATAATAAAAAGTTTCTAAAATTAAAATCACATGGTTGTTGATGGCATGATTACAAGTTCAGTTCTTTAGGTAAACTCTCTAGAAAACTTGTTAAGATTAATGTTGCAGCAAGGGAATCTACTTTTCCTTTTCGTTGCTTTCTATTGAGTCCGCAATCTTGCTTTAACATACGTTCAGCTTGTACTGAAGAAAGTCGTTCATCCCATAGTACAATTTGTACCACAGAAATATTCTTAAGTGCTTCAGCAAGTAGGGAGATATCTTTTTGTAAAGATGAGAATAGACCCTTTTGCATTGGAAGAGGATTCCCTAGAACTACACAAGTTACCTTTCTATCTAAAATGATCTTATGAAGAGCTTCTGCTGACAACTTAAGACTTTTACCTGCTTCTAAGCTTCCAATCGGTAGTGTTAATAAGAGGGGTTCGGCTGCATAGGCTAGGCCTATTCGTTTTTTCCCATAGTCTACACCAAGGAATGCCTTATAAATAGATGACTTAGACATAGCTTTTATCCTTAGAATGGACAAGCGCTGCTTCAATAAACGCTACAAATAGGGGATGAGGAGAAATAAGTTTAGATACGAATTCTGGGTGGAATTGTACACCAACCATCCAAGGATGATCAGCGATCTCAATAATTTCGCAAAGACCTTGTGGAGGACAGGTTCCAACGACGCGTAAGCCGCTCTCTTCTAAACTCTGTATGTAGTCTAGATTTACTTCGTAGCGATGGCGGTGGCGCTCCTTAATCAGAGAAGATTCCTTATATGCCTTATGAACTTTGGTTCCTGGCTTCAATAGACAGGGATAGGCTCCTAAGCGCATGGTACCTCCAGTAGCTAGTAGAGGATCTTGCCCTTCCATGACACATACAATAGGATGGGGAGTTTTCGGGTTCATTTCAAGAGAGTTTGCCTGATCAAGCTTTAAGACATTACGGGCATATTCTACAACAAGCACTTGCATTCCTAAGCAAATACCCAAGTAAGGAAGACCTTGTTCTCGACAAAATTTAGCTGCAGCAATTTTTCCTTCCCAACCACGATTGCCAAAACCTCCAGGAACTAAACACGCATCGCATTTAGAGAGTTCAATAGTAAGATTGTCATTCTCAGCATCAATAGGTATGATTTCGGCAGTATGATTTAAACTTAAAGCAGCGTGAGTTAGTGCCTCAAATATCGACTTATATGCATCTCGGTGCTGAATATACTTCCCAACCACTCCAATTTTTAATTTCGGAAGATCTTGTGATAGTTGGTTTACGAGTGCTTTCCAGTCGTCAAGATTTTCTGGAACAGTAGCTAGTTTTAGTTTTTCTCCTATGAAATTAGCAATTTTCTCTTGAGCAAGTATTAAGGGCATTTCATAAATGGTATGTTTTACATCTACAACGTTAAAAACAGCTCGATTTGGAACATTACAAAATAGACTAATTTTAGATTTAACTTCTGGAGTTAGAGATTCTTCAGAGCGACATAGAATCGCGTCAGGAATAATGCCAATACCTCGCAAAGTTTGCACAGAGTGTTGCGTGGGCTTACTTTTAACTTCGTCAGCAGCTTTTAAATAGGGGACATAGGTCATATGAATATTCAGGCAATCTTCGGCATGATCATAGCGAAATTGTCTGATTGCTTCTAGAAATGGAAGGGATTCAATATCTCCTATGGTACCTCCAATTTCTACAATAAGAACATCAGGAGAGTGTTCTTCAGCTGCATCTAAAATTACTTCAATGATTTCATTAGTAATGTGAGGAATAACTTGTACAGTGCTTCCTAAATAATCACCCTCACGCTCCTTCTTAATGACGCGAGCATAAATTTGTCCTGAAGTTGCACTTGAATGTCTAGAAAGTACAACAGAAGAAAATCTATGATAGTGACCGAGATCAAGATCTGCCTCAATCCCATCATCTGTAACATAGATTTCTCCGTGCTCAAAGGGATTCATAGTTCCTGGATCCACATTAAGATATGGATCCAATTTTAACATGGCAACTTTAAGTCGTTGACGTTCTAAAATTAGAGCTAAAGATGCTGCCGTTAACCCTTTCCCTAATGAGGAGACTACTCCTCCAGTTAAGAATATGCATTTGAAAGGCATGTGATATATTTTTCTACTTTGTCTATGTCTTCTGGATAATCAACAGAGGGACTTTTTGCATCTACAGTACAAACATGGATCTTGCCTCCATGTTCTAAAAAACGGAGTTGCTCAAGATCTTCAGCATCGCTTAGAGGAGTTGAGCTATATTCTAGATAGCGGAAAAGAGCCTCTCTTTTAAAAGCATAGACTCCAATATGAAGATATATTGGAGTTGCTTTTTTAAGAATGTAAGGAATAGGGCTGCGACTAAAATAAAGAGCCTGCCCCTTACAGTCAAAAACACACTTTACTTTT
This Candidatus Chlamydia corallus DNA region includes the following protein-coding sequences:
- the ruvX gene encoding Holliday junction resolvase RuvX; the encoded protein is MSKSSIYKAFLGVDYGKKRIGLAYAAEPLLLTLPIGSLEAGKSLKLSAEALHKIILDRKVTCVVLGNPLPMQKGLFSSLQKDISLLAEALKNISVVQIVLWDERLSSVQAERMLKQDCGLNRKQRKGKVDSLAATLILTSFLESLPKELNL
- a CDS encoding CTP synthase, with translation MPFKCIFLTGGVVSSLGKGLTAASLALILERQRLKVAMLKLDPYLNVDPGTMNPFEHGEIYVTDDGIEADLDLGHYHRFSSVVLSRHSSATSGQIYARVIKKEREGDYLGSTVQVIPHITNEIIEVILDAAEEHSPDVLIVEIGGTIGDIESLPFLEAIRQFRYDHAEDCLNIHMTYVPYLKAADEVKSKPTQHSVQTLRGIGIIPDAILCRSEESLTPEVKSKISLFCNVPNRAVFNVVDVKHTIYEMPLILAQEKIANFIGEKLKLATVPENLDDWKALVNQLSQDLPKLKIGVVGKYIQHRDAYKSIFEALTHAALSLNHTAEIIPIDAENDNLTIELSKCDACLVPGGFGNRGWEGKIAAAKFCREQGLPYLGICLGMQVLVVEYARNVLKLDQANSLEMNPKTPHPIVCVMEGQDPLLATGGTMRLGAYPCLLKPGTKVHKAYKESSLIKERHRHRYEVNLDYIQSLEESGLRVVGTCPPQGLCEIIEIADHPWMVGVQFHPEFVSKLISPHPLFVAFIEAALVHSKDKSYV